The Bacteroidota bacterium genome segment AGTTTCTACCATCTTAATTTTCTTACCGTACTCTAAATATCTTAAAGCTTCTATTTTTTCCGTAGCTTCATTAACCTTCATTGGTAAACGAGAAAAATCCATCAAAGCTTGTTTTCTAAAAGCATAAACTCCTATATGCTCAAAATACTTTGCCCCTGCCTCTCTATCACGTGGATAAGGTATTGGTGATCGCGAAAAATACATTGCAAAATCATCATTATCTACAACAACTTTCACATAATTCGGATCTTCTATCTGATTTACCTTCGTCATTACCTGCATCAGGGAAGCAAGATCTATCTTATCAGCATCTTTACCCTTAAATACTTTAAGGACTTTCTCTAAAGGCTCTTTCTTTGTAAAAGGTTCATCTCCCTGTACATTTACAACAATATCCGCATCAATTTCAGCT includes the following:
- the kdsB gene encoding 3-deoxy-manno-octulosonate cytidylyltransferase — protein: MKVIAMIPARYGASRFPGKLMAKLGSKSVIIRTFEAVVKTNLFDDVYVVTDSDIIFEEVEKHGGKALMSKKEHETGSDRIAEAVAEIDADIVVNVQGDEPFTKKEPLEKVLKVFKGKDADKIDLASLMQVMTKVNQIEDPNYVKVVVDNDDFAMYFSRSPIPYPRDREAGAKYFEHIGVYAFRKQALMDFSRLPMKVNEATEKIEALRYLEYGKKIKMVETDYMGIEIDTPQDLEAAHAFLGDE